In Candidatus Vicinibacter proximus, the following are encoded in one genomic region:
- a CDS encoding VWA domain-containing protein, with amino-acid sequence MQSRSQKLWSSLGNLVQLKKSESSDSKVAYRKFIFLCISLFLIVITLANPQFGQKREKMKSQNAEIFIALDVSQSMEASDIKPSRIARAKLLIKQITEKFSADKIGLISFAGDAYLQSPLTTDIATIQLLSDMLTPSAMPAQGTSISSALKMAIKSFPKKDGFHKMLILISDGEDHEGESLEIAKQAAKEGITIISIPIGTEEGSYVPNPPGSVEAYKRDKSGELIKTIPNRALLQEISEAGGGMLLEIEQGENLYTELRKKMGNMMKKDLSYQSFNDYESYYQFPLFLALVLLILDGFLNYKKDFAK; translated from the coding sequence ATGCAGAGTAGATCTCAGAAACTTTGGTCAAGTCTCGGTAACCTGGTTCAATTAAAAAAATCAGAATCTTCCGACAGTAAAGTAGCGTATAGAAAATTTATTTTTCTATGTATCTCCTTATTTTTAATCGTAATTACTTTGGCCAATCCTCAATTTGGTCAAAAGAGAGAAAAGATGAAATCACAAAACGCAGAAATATTTATAGCTCTGGATGTTTCACAAAGTATGGAAGCTTCAGACATCAAGCCTTCCCGCATTGCGCGAGCAAAATTGCTGATTAAACAAATTACCGAAAAGTTTTCAGCAGATAAAATTGGGTTGATCAGTTTTGCCGGAGATGCCTACCTCCAATCTCCACTCACCACCGATATTGCAACGATACAACTCTTATCGGATATGTTGACCCCATCCGCAATGCCTGCACAGGGAACTTCCATCTCCAGCGCCTTAAAAATGGCCATAAAGTCTTTCCCAAAAAAGGATGGCTTTCATAAAATGTTAATCCTGATCAGTGATGGTGAAGATCATGAAGGAGAGTCATTAGAGATTGCAAAGCAAGCAGCAAAGGAAGGAATTACTATAATAAGTATTCCGATAGGCACAGAAGAAGGGTCCTACGTGCCAAATCCTCCTGGTTCAGTCGAAGCATATAAGCGCGATAAAAGTGGTGAATTGATCAAGACCATACCCAACAGAGCATTGTTGCAGGAAATTTCTGAAGCAGGGGGTGGAATGCTTCTTGAAATTGAACAAGGTGAAAATCTGTATACAGAGCTTCGAAAGAAAATGGGTAATATGATGAAGAAAGATTTGAGTTATCAGTCCTTTAATGATTACGAATCCTATTATCAATTTCCTTTGTTTCTCGCTTTAGTATTATTGATTTTGGATGGATTTTTGAATTATAAAAAAGATTTTGCAAAATGA
- a CDS encoding VWA domain-containing protein translates to MINWFSQLEWQNPWMLLLLGILPFLWLRRIRNQQSQDVELIFPTLMHFSARKSWKVFLLNILPYFKIAALAFFILAMARPQWVLREEKIEADGIDIFLVMDLSSSMLSQDFNPNRLEVSKLVAKDFIDKRSYDRIGLVGFSGEGFTQCPLTVDHNVLNHLLGQLECGYLEDGTAIGMGLSTAVNRLKEDSLTSSKVIILITDGVNNAGEISPDLAAELAKVYKIKIYSIGVGSTGEAYSPIGRQANGEFVFGMAPVNIDEGLLSKISTYTGGKYYRATNTEQLKEIYGEIDALEKTKIEVKTFRRYSDEFRPFVILGIALLLLQWILGNLLNPLMPLKNV, encoded by the coding sequence ATGATTAACTGGTTCAGTCAATTGGAATGGCAAAATCCCTGGATGTTATTACTCTTGGGTATATTACCATTTTTGTGGCTTCGCAGAATAAGAAATCAGCAGAGTCAGGATGTGGAATTGATCTTTCCTACCTTGATGCATTTTTCGGCAAGGAAAAGCTGGAAAGTATTCCTGTTAAATATCTTACCCTATTTCAAAATAGCGGCACTTGCATTTTTTATCCTGGCCATGGCAAGACCGCAATGGGTATTGCGGGAAGAAAAAATTGAAGCAGATGGCATTGATATTTTTTTAGTGATGGATTTGTCATCAAGCATGTTGTCGCAGGATTTTAATCCCAACAGACTGGAAGTGAGTAAACTGGTAGCAAAGGATTTTATTGACAAGAGATCTTACGACCGAATAGGATTGGTAGGATTTTCAGGAGAAGGATTTACCCAATGTCCCTTAACAGTAGATCATAATGTTTTAAATCATTTATTGGGCCAGTTGGAATGTGGTTATCTGGAAGATGGGACGGCGATTGGAATGGGATTATCGACCGCGGTAAATCGATTGAAAGAGGATAGTCTTACCAGCAGTAAAGTAATTATTTTGATCACAGATGGAGTAAATAATGCTGGTGAGATTAGTCCTGATCTCGCGGCAGAATTGGCGAAAGTGTATAAGATAAAAATTTATTCTATCGGTGTAGGAAGCACAGGGGAGGCTTATTCGCCAATAGGTCGACAGGCAAATGGAGAGTTTGTTTTTGGGATGGCCCCGGTAAATATTGATGAAGGACTTTTATCAAAAATATCGACCTATACGGGTGGAAAATATTATCGCGCAACCAATACAGAACAATTAAAAGAAATTTATGGTGAAATAGATGCGCTAGAAAAAACAAAAATTGAAGTCAAAACATTCCGTAGATATTCTGATGAATTCAGACCATTTGTAATTCTAGGCATTGCGTTACTTTTATTACAGTGGATTCTGGGAAATTTGTTAAATCCTTTAATGCCCTTGAAAAATGTTTAG